A region from the Beduinella massiliensis genome encodes:
- a CDS encoding DUF4838 domain-containing protein, which produces MLDENVLSFARAELRRYAALMDPAYDVAQIRFVPFSKAEFKALDVRDPYWDDAYRIDVEDGRGVIAVSNARSALLGAYRLLSDAGCAFLRPGPEGEIVPRASLSRLESHVQMCAACRHRCICIEGSVSLENVLDMVDFAPKAGYNAYFTQFMEAYTFFERWYTHKGNPLRAPETYTPKLAREMLAAVVRAVKRRGLLYHAVGHGWTCEPLGIPGLHWEDDGIEPTAAQRACMAQVGGVRGLYRGIALNTNLCYSSPEVRSLMAQAIAGYADAHPEIDVLHVWLADDFNNQCECDACQKARPSDFYVQMLNEADALLTQSGNPVRIAFLLYFDLLFPPEKTRLSNEDRFILMYAPITRSFSRSFAGVRPSESIPPYARNRLAFGPDLAENLGYLAAWQTSFGGDSFDFDYHLCGAVSYDPGHMTVSRVLHGDIRALASLGLNGLVNCQLQRVCMPHGFALSLAGWTLCDPSLDFDAARDAYFERSFGPKYGAALALCETLSRLFPMDLYGQDHPAPSEDAARSLESLRTCLKEAKLPVPEELCPAQARSWQNLRFWRSLTVRLCDYLIPFSRRETALWQPAWEALRRFAWESEPQVQPDFDVYCFLEHYRRQQP; this is translated from the coding sequence ATGCTCGATGAAAACGTGCTATCCTTTGCCCGTGCGGAGCTCCGCCGTTACGCCGCCCTGATGGACCCTGCCTACGACGTGGCGCAGATTCGGTTCGTTCCCTTTTCCAAGGCGGAGTTCAAAGCGCTGGACGTCCGGGATCCCTATTGGGACGACGCCTATCGCATCGACGTGGAGGATGGCCGCGGCGTCATCGCCGTCTCCAATGCCCGCAGCGCGCTGCTCGGCGCCTATCGGCTCTTGAGCGATGCGGGCTGCGCCTTTCTGCGTCCCGGGCCCGAGGGTGAAATCGTCCCCCGCGCAAGCCTCTCGCGCCTCGAATCGCACGTTCAAATGTGCGCCGCCTGCCGCCACCGCTGCATCTGCATCGAGGGCAGCGTAAGCCTGGAAAACGTGCTGGACATGGTCGATTTCGCGCCCAAGGCGGGATACAACGCCTACTTCACGCAGTTCATGGAGGCCTACACGTTCTTCGAGCGCTGGTACACCCATAAGGGAAACCCGCTGCGCGCGCCGGAAACGTATACGCCAAAGCTCGCCCGCGAAATGCTCGCCGCCGTCGTCCGTGCGGTGAAGCGCCGCGGGCTCCTCTACCACGCGGTGGGACACGGGTGGACCTGCGAGCCGTTGGGCATCCCCGGCCTGCACTGGGAGGACGACGGCATAGAACCGACGGCCGCTCAGCGCGCCTGCATGGCGCAGGTCGGGGGCGTGCGCGGGCTCTATCGCGGCATCGCGCTCAACACCAATCTGTGCTACTCAAGCCCTGAGGTGCGAAGCCTCATGGCGCAGGCCATTGCCGGCTACGCCGACGCACACCCTGAAATCGACGTGCTGCACGTGTGGCTTGCGGACGATTTCAACAACCAGTGCGAATGCGACGCCTGCCAAAAGGCCCGTCCCTCCGACTTCTACGTTCAGATGCTCAATGAAGCGGACGCGCTGCTCACGCAAAGCGGAAATCCGGTGCGCATTGCCTTCCTGCTCTACTTCGACCTGCTCTTCCCGCCGGAAAAGACGCGGCTCTCCAACGAGGACCGCTTCATCCTCATGTACGCGCCCATCACGCGCAGCTTCTCCCGTTCCTTCGCGGGCGTGCGCCCCTCGGAATCGATTCCGCCCTATGCGCGCAATCGCCTCGCATTCGGACCGGACCTCGCAGAAAACCTCGGCTATCTCGCTGCCTGGCAGACCTCCTTTGGCGGCGACAGCTTCGACTTCGACTACCACCTCTGCGGCGCGGTGAGCTATGACCCCGGGCACATGACTGTGAGCCGCGTGCTGCACGGCGACATCCGCGCGCTCGCCTCGCTCGGTCTCAACGGGCTCGTCAACTGTCAGCTCCAGCGGGTGTGCATGCCCCATGGGTTTGCGCTCAGCCTCGCGGGGTGGACGCTGTGCGACCCTTCTCTCGACTTTGACGCAGCGCGCGACGCGTATTTCGAGCGATCGTTCGGCCCGAAATACGGCGCGGCGCTCGCCCTTTGCGAAACGCTCAGCCGCCTGTTCCCCATGGATCTGTACGGCCAGGATCATCCTGCGCCCAGTGAAGACGCGGCGCGCAGCCTGGAATCGTTGCGCACGTGCCTGAAAGAAGCCAAGCTGCCCGTGCCAGAGGAGCTCTGCCCCGCACAGGCGCGCTCTTGGCAGAACCTGCGCTTCTGGCGCTCGCTGACGGTCCGCCTATGCGATTACCTGATTCCCTTTTCCCGCCGGGAGACCGCGCTCTGGCAGCCCGCCTGGGAAGCGCTGCGGCGCTTTGCCTGGGAAAGCGAACCTCAGGTACAGCCGGACTTCGACGTCTATTGCTTCCTGGAGCACTACCGGCGGCAGCAGCCGTAA
- a CDS encoding NUDIX hydrolase: MIEFTLGEPIPEGAPTLRRLAVRAVVWRGERLLLVRTNKGDYKFPGGGQETGEDDAQTLVRETLEETGYLVRPAGALFCRAIERRRDLYDESQYFYMTSLYYPCELCAAENAGQRLSGYEVALEMAPVFVEPREAIAYNERLMQSGVGVLRWVERETRVLRALCAE; this comes from the coding sequence ATGATCGAATTTACGCTGGGTGAGCCCATTCCGGAGGGCGCTCCGACGCTGCGGCGGTTGGCCGTGCGCGCCGTCGTCTGGCGCGGGGAAAGGCTGCTGCTGGTCCGAACCAACAAGGGGGACTACAAGTTCCCGGGCGGAGGGCAGGAGACGGGCGAGGATGACGCGCAGACGCTCGTGCGTGAGACGCTAGAGGAGACAGGCTATCTGGTGCGTCCGGCGGGTGCGCTGTTTTGCCGTGCCATTGAGCGGCGAAGGGATCTGTACGACGAAAGTCAGTACTTTTACATGACCTCGCTGTACTATCCCTGCGAGCTGTGCGCGGCTGAAAACGCCGGGCAGCGCCTGTCCGGCTACGAAGTGGCGCTGGAAATGGCGCCTGTGTTCGTAGAACCGCGGGAAGCTATCGCCTATAACGAGCGGCTGATGCAAAGCGGCGTCGGCGTGCTGCGCTGGGTCGAACGGGAGACGCGGGTGCTGCGCGCGCTGTGCGCGGAGTAG
- a CDS encoding DUF6020 family protein, with product MKKVLNLAGCLLLGALAAWALPLTMALREPVEALTNSTALLLVALAFALLIRRAERSGCLGVPEMVMGVLFSAMLVLGSELCVRAEHAFTRARLPYQAVAILSLSPGIASLLALARQTLAKRSPARGSTGAHPFAFFLAMWAFIALCYLPAWLAYFPAITSYDTGTQLSQIASGEYVSNHPLLHTGLLTLCIRAGGGGRMGVALYAFFQLLCLSSAFAYACFKLRVWGAPRMLWGSAALYFALWPTHALLAVAITKDVLFSALFLPTTLYVIEALRDIDAFFRLRLPALRLVLSLAALCLLRHNGVAAVLALSVGLVIVFKGKRCRLIALCAAVLSLYGLMNMALGSVLQASKGNGAVMLSVPAQQIAAAVKSHPERIDDEERGALETLFDAECFENYLPFFADPVKDHLHMDVLAEDPVKYAQVYLSIGRKCPGTYLSAALALNSGLWYPDNAAHANMYMKDGVGYVETIDYFTWPGETLDRPGWLPRVHAYYEAFASDGVYRRIGVLSILFAPGIYTWLLIASTFLLWRMGRGRAVVALLPCWGLVPVLLLGPVINVRYVYPMMAAAPVMLALLIGNPLKQEVAS from the coding sequence ATGAAAAAAGTTCTGAACTTGGCGGGCTGCTTGCTTCTCGGCGCGCTCGCGGCCTGGGCGCTTCCCTTAACGATGGCCCTGCGCGAGCCCGTAGAGGCGCTGACCAACAGCACGGCGCTGCTGCTCGTCGCCCTGGCCTTCGCGCTGCTCATCCGGCGTGCAGAAAGAAGCGGATGCCTTGGCGTGCCGGAAATGGTCATGGGCGTGCTCTTTTCGGCCATGCTGGTGCTCGGAAGCGAGCTGTGCGTGCGCGCGGAGCATGCCTTTACGCGCGCACGGTTGCCTTATCAGGCCGTCGCCATTTTATCGCTTTCACCGGGAATCGCCTCGTTGCTGGCGCTCGCGAGGCAGACGCTTGCAAAGCGCTCGCCGGCACGGGGAAGCACAGGCGCGCATCCGTTTGCGTTTTTTCTTGCGATGTGGGCTTTCATCGCTCTGTGCTATCTGCCGGCGTGGCTTGCGTATTTTCCGGCGATCACCTCGTACGACACCGGCACGCAGCTGAGCCAGATCGCATCCGGGGAATACGTAAGCAACCATCCGCTTCTGCACACGGGTCTGCTCACGCTGTGCATCCGCGCCGGAGGCGGAGGACGGATGGGCGTCGCGCTGTATGCGTTCTTTCAACTGCTTTGCCTGAGCAGCGCGTTCGCCTATGCATGTTTCAAGCTGCGGGTCTGGGGCGCGCCGCGAATGCTTTGGGGGAGTGCGGCGCTGTACTTCGCGCTTTGGCCTACCCATGCGCTGCTTGCGGTCGCGATAACCAAGGACGTGCTCTTTTCGGCCCTGTTTCTCCCGACTACGCTATATGTGATCGAGGCGTTGCGGGATATTGACGCCTTCTTTAGGCTTCGCCTGCCTGCTCTTCGCCTTGTTCTTTCGCTTGCAGCGCTGTGCTTGCTTCGCCATAACGGAGTAGCGGCCGTGCTTGCACTGTCCGTTGGTCTCGTGATTGTCTTTAAGGGAAAGCGCTGCAGGCTGATCGCGCTATGCGCAGCTGTCTTGTCCCTATACGGTCTGATGAACATGGCGCTGGGGAGCGTCCTGCAGGCCTCAAAGGGAAATGGCGCGGTGATGCTCAGCGTTCCGGCACAGCAGATCGCTGCGGCGGTAAAATCCCATCCTGAACGAATCGACGATGAGGAGCGGGGGGCGCTGGAGACGCTGTTCGACGCGGAATGCTTCGAGAATTACCTCCCGTTTTTTGCAGATCCTGTCAAGGATCACCTGCATATGGATGTGCTGGCAGAAGACCCTGTCAAGTACGCACAGGTCTACCTGTCTATCGGTCGCAAGTGCCCGGGCACTTATCTGAGTGCCGCGCTGGCGCTGAACAGCGGACTTTGGTATCCCGATAACGCAGCGCATGCCAATATGTACATGAAGGACGGCGTCGGCTACGTCGAGACGATCGATTATTTTACGTGGCCGGGGGAGACGCTGGACCGTCCTGGATGGCTGCCGCGCGTGCATGCCTATTACGAAGCGTTTGCTTCGGACGGCGTTTACCGCCGCATAGGCGTGCTTTCGATCCTTTTCGCGCCCGGGATTTACACGTGGCTGCTGATCGCGTCGACGTTCCTCCTCTGGCGAATGGGGCGCGGGCGTGCCGTCGTCGCGCTGCTGCCCTGCTGGGGTCTCGTGCCGGTGCTGCTCCTGGGGCCGGTCATCAACGTTCGCTACGTCTATCCGATGATGGCCGCGGCGCCCGTCATGCTCGCGCTGCTGATCGGGAACCCGCTGAAGCAGGAGGTTGCATCATGA
- a CDS encoding DUF6020 family protein has protein sequence MKKAFSAAGCLLLGALAAWALPLTMVLREPIEALTNSTALLLAALAFALLIRRAERSGCLGVPEMVMGVLFSAMLVLGSELSLYAEHAFARNRLPMQAVAILGFSSVPASLLAIARPSVARPVVVSADGKADVRGGDKTCFFGLWIVIALCYLPAWIAYFPAITSYDTDAQMRQIYQNAYSNGHPLLHTGILALCTGIGGGGRAGVAIYAGLQILCMSGAYAFVCTRMRSWGIPKALWICAAAYFALWPTHAMLAITITKDVLFTGLFIIGTALVIDALRAGRSFFAQPRQAVRLCLVLALMCMMRHNGVASVLALSVGLIAASRGGRVRMAALCAASLCFYGGMNALLNVALHAAPDNGNVLFSVPAQQIAAAVNNQPDRISEEERAALGELFPPGTLENYTPFLADPVKDKFFSSVLRANPERYLYMYLSIGRKCPGSYLSAALALNCGLWYPDNTAHVTVHADIGQGYIETIDYFEWPDEKLNRPGWLPRTRKLYEAFASVGTYRKVGVLSILFAPGIYTWLLVASTFLLCRVGRRRAVVALLPCWGLVPVLLLGPVINVRYVYPMMAAAPVMLALLIGNPLKQEVAS, from the coding sequence ATGAAGAAAGCTTTCAGCGCGGCCGGGTGTCTGCTTCTCGGCGCGCTCGCGGCCTGGGCGCTTCCCTTAACGATGGTGCTGCGCGAGCCCATAGAGGCGCTGACCAACAGCACGGCGCTGCTGCTCGCCGCCCTGGCCTTCGCGCTGCTCATCCGGCGCGCAGAAAGAAGCGGATGCCTTGGCGTGCCGGAAATGGTCATGGGCGTGCTCTTTTCGGCCATGCTGGTGCTCGGAAGCGAGCTATCCCTGTATGCCGAGCATGCCTTCGCGCGCAATCGCCTGCCTATGCAGGCGGTTGCAATTCTCGGCTTTTCATCTGTACCAGCCTCACTCCTGGCGATCGCACGCCCCTCTGTTGCGCGGCCGGTCGTCGTGTCTGCTGATGGGAAGGCGGATGTGCGCGGCGGAGATAAAACCTGCTTCTTCGGGCTGTGGATTGTCATCGCATTGTGTTATCTGCCCGCATGGATAGCTTATTTCCCGGCAATTACGTCTTACGACACAGATGCGCAGATGCGTCAGATTTATCAGAACGCCTACAGCAACGGTCATCCGCTTCTGCACACGGGCATTCTGGCGCTGTGTACCGGCATAGGTGGCGGCGGGCGTGCGGGCGTCGCGATTTATGCGGGGTTGCAAATACTTTGTATGAGCGGAGCGTATGCCTTTGTGTGTACGCGCATGCGGTCGTGGGGCATACCAAAGGCGCTCTGGATTTGCGCGGCGGCGTACTTTGCGCTGTGGCCGACGCACGCCATGCTCGCGATTACGATCACAAAAGACGTGCTCTTTACGGGGCTCTTTATCATAGGTACGGCGTTGGTGATCGATGCGCTGCGCGCGGGGCGGTCGTTCTTTGCGCAGCCTCGGCAGGCGGTGCGCCTGTGTCTCGTGCTTGCGCTGATGTGCATGATGCGGCACAATGGCGTGGCCTCGGTCTTGGCGCTGTCTGTGGGGCTGATTGCTGCATCCCGCGGCGGGCGTGTACGTATGGCGGCGCTTTGCGCGGCTTCGCTTTGCTTCTATGGGGGGATGAACGCATTGCTGAACGTTGCGCTGCATGCAGCGCCGGACAACGGCAACGTTCTGTTCAGCGTGCCCGCCCAGCAGATCGCCGCAGCGGTAAACAACCAGCCAGATCGCATCTCAGAAGAGGAGCGCGCAGCGTTGGGCGAATTGTTTCCGCCCGGCACGCTGGAGAACTATACTCCTTTTCTGGCAGATCCGGTGAAGGATAAGTTTTTTTCGAGTGTGCTGCGAGCGAACCCTGAGAGATACTTGTACATGTACCTGTCCATCGGCCGCAAGTGCCCGGGCAGCTACCTGAGCGCCGCGCTGGCGCTGAACTGCGGACTGTGGTACCCGGACAATACGGCGCATGTGACGGTTCACGCGGACATCGGTCAGGGCTATATCGAAACCATTGATTATTTCGAGTGGCCGGATGAAAAGCTCAACCGCCCCGGCTGGCTGCCCCGAACGCGCAAGCTGTATGAGGCCTTTGCGTCTGTCGGCACGTATCGTAAGGTCGGCGTGCTCTCGATCCTTTTTGCGCCCGGGATTTACACGTGGCTGCTGGTCGCGTCGACATTCCTCCTCTGCCGGGTGGGACGCAGGCGTGCCGTCGTTGCGCTGCTGCCCTGCTGGGGTCTCGTGCCGGTGCTGCTCCTGGGGCCGGTCATCAACGTGCGCTACGTCTATCCGATGATGGCCGCGGCGCCCGTCATGCTCGCGCTACTGATCGGGAACCCGCTGAAGCAGGAGGTTGCATCATGA
- a CDS encoding DMT family transporter, producing the protein MKKEYLLVLAGVAGVSISGPLVKWALACGASPVTIACLRLAIATLALLVPAVKTGALREMLRAPRRDIALAVAAALLLALHFASWMTSLSRTSTFASVALVCTQPLFVAALSGAVLGEPIKREAVPGALTAVAGAIGIGVFSMSGQGGDFVGDLLALAGAAFMAGHWLCGRAARRTSSALGYMTFVYGLTAVFLALMMPFTGGFVAPKESLPAIILLAVLCTLGGQALFTYALGFVSADVVSFALLGEPVGAAIWAYFLFGERVSLPLLLGGIVVLLGLAWYMIGEMRASRRPGH; encoded by the coding sequence ATGAAGAAGGAATATCTGCTCGTGCTCGCCGGCGTGGCGGGCGTTTCCATCAGCGGGCCGCTCGTCAAGTGGGCACTTGCATGCGGCGCGTCGCCGGTCACCATCGCCTGCCTGCGTCTCGCCATCGCCACGCTGGCGCTGCTCGTGCCTGCGGTCAAGACAGGGGCGCTGCGGGAGATGCTGCGCGCTCCACGGAGAGACATCGCCCTTGCCGTGGCCGCGGCTTTGCTGCTGGCGCTGCACTTCGCCAGCTGGATGACCTCCCTATCGAGAACTTCGACGTTCGCGAGCGTCGCGCTCGTGTGCACGCAGCCGTTGTTCGTGGCGGCGCTTTCCGGCGCAGTGCTGGGGGAACCCATCAAGCGCGAGGCCGTGCCCGGCGCGCTGACCGCTGTGGCCGGCGCGATCGGCATCGGCGTCTTTTCCATGAGCGGGCAGGGCGGCGACTTTGTGGGCGACCTGCTGGCGCTCGCGGGGGCGGCCTTCATGGCGGGGCACTGGCTCTGCGGCCGCGCGGCGCGGCGCACGAGTTCAGCGCTGGGCTACATGACGTTTGTGTATGGGCTTACGGCGGTGTTTCTCGCCCTGATGATGCCCTTTACGGGTGGGTTTGTCGCGCCGAAGGAGTCCCTGCCTGCGATCATTTTGCTGGCGGTGCTCTGCACGTTGGGCGGTCAGGCGCTGTTCACCTATGCGCTGGGCTTTGTGAGCGCGGACGTCGTCTCCTTCGCGCTGCTCGGCGAGCCGGTCGGCGCGGCGATTTGGGCCTATTTTCTCTTCGGAGAGCGCGTCAGCCTGCCGCTGCTGCTGGGCGGAATTGTGGTGCTGCTGGGGCTCGCCTGGTACATGATAGGCGAGATGCGGGCAAGCCGGAGGCCCGGACATTGA
- the gyrA gene encoding DNA gyrase subunit A codes for MPRLIPIDLETEMKKSFISYAMAVIITRALPDVRDGLKPVHRRIIYSMHELGMTPDKPYRKSARIVGDVLGKFHPHGDTAVYDAMVRLAQDFSTRYMLVEGQGNFGSVDGDGAAAMRYTEARMSKIAMEMVADLDKETVDFCPNFDETLMQPTVMPCRYPNLLVNGSSGIAVGMATNIPPHNLGEVIDGVVCLIDHPDATLKDLMEHIKGPDFPTGGIIMGRQGIYEAYSTGRGRIVTRAKTDIEQMTVNRSRIVVTEIPYMVNKAKLVEKIAELVHEKRLDGISDIRDESDRNGMRIVIELKKDVNAAVVLNYLYKHTQLQDSFGAIMLALVDGEPKVLSLHQMLYHYLEHQKEVVTRRTKYDLDKAEARAHILEGLLKALDHIDEIVKTIRESESTGAARDALMQKFDFSEKQAQAILDMRLARLTGLERERLQEEYDELKKTIAYLRAILADEQMLLSIVRGELLEVKRKYADERRTEITSMADEIDPEDLIQEEDMVVTLTHFGYVKRLPTSTYRSQNRGGKGVSGMSTRDEDYAEQLLVMSTHEDLMFFTNKGRVYQIKCYEIPEAGRTARGTAIVNLLQLDGGEKVTAMIRIPADAADHYLVMATRMGLIKKTALSEFQNLRKTGLIAIVLREDDELMGVELTDGEQEILLGTKGGMAIHFSEGDIRAMGRVSMGVKSMDLDEGDAIVGLAVYEEGAQVLSITENGYGKRTEIDAYRLQSRGGKGIRAMNLTDKTGSLASQLIVHEDEDLMLITDDGVIIRLPVEGIPVLGRNTQGVRVMRVAEGSHVVGVTRAEKEEDEPQTQEEAFEGAAEDGATEGQDEEI; via the coding sequence GTGCCGCGCCTGATTCCCATCGATTTGGAGACGGAGATGAAGAAGTCGTTCATCTCCTACGCGATGGCGGTCATCATCACGCGCGCTCTGCCGGACGTGCGCGACGGCCTGAAGCCCGTGCACCGGCGCATCATCTACTCCATGCACGAGCTGGGCATGACGCCGGACAAGCCCTACCGCAAGAGCGCCCGCATTGTCGGCGACGTGCTGGGCAAATTTCATCCGCACGGCGATACCGCCGTGTACGACGCCATGGTTCGCCTGGCGCAGGACTTTTCCACGCGCTACATGCTGGTCGAGGGCCAGGGCAATTTCGGCTCCGTAGACGGCGACGGCGCGGCAGCCATGCGTTACACCGAAGCGCGCATGTCCAAAATCGCGATGGAGATGGTCGCCGACCTGGACAAGGAGACGGTGGACTTCTGCCCCAACTTCGACGAGACGCTGATGCAGCCGACCGTCATGCCCTGCCGTTACCCGAATCTGCTGGTCAACGGCTCCAGCGGTATTGCCGTCGGCATGGCGACGAACATCCCCCCGCATAACCTGGGCGAGGTGATCGACGGCGTCGTCTGCCTGATCGACCATCCCGATGCGACGCTCAAGGATCTGATGGAGCACATCAAGGGTCCGGATTTCCCCACAGGCGGCATCATCATGGGCCGCCAGGGGATTTACGAGGCCTATTCTACGGGCCGCGGACGCATCGTCACCCGCGCGAAGACCGACATCGAGCAGATGACGGTCAACCGCTCGCGCATCGTGGTCACGGAAATCCCCTACATGGTCAACAAGGCCAAGCTGGTGGAAAAAATTGCCGAGCTGGTGCACGAGAAGCGGCTGGACGGCATCTCGGACATTCGCGACGAGTCCGACCGCAACGGCATGCGCATCGTCATCGAGCTCAAGAAGGACGTCAACGCGGCGGTGGTGCTCAACTACCTGTACAAGCACACCCAGCTTCAGGATTCGTTCGGCGCGATCATGCTGGCGCTGGTGGACGGCGAGCCGAAGGTGCTCTCCCTGCACCAGATGCTCTACCACTACCTCGAGCACCAGAAGGAAGTCGTCACGCGGCGCACAAAGTACGACCTGGACAAGGCCGAGGCCCGCGCGCACATCTTGGAGGGCCTGCTCAAGGCGCTGGATCACATCGACGAGATCGTAAAGACCATCCGCGAGAGCGAGAGCACAGGCGCCGCGCGCGACGCCTTGATGCAGAAGTTCGACTTTTCCGAGAAGCAGGCGCAGGCCATTCTGGACATGCGCCTGGCGCGCCTGACCGGCTTGGAGCGCGAGCGCCTGCAGGAGGAATACGACGAGCTGAAAAAGACCATCGCCTACCTGCGCGCCATCCTCGCGGACGAGCAGATGCTGCTTTCCATCGTGCGCGGCGAGCTGCTCGAGGTGAAGCGCAAGTACGCGGACGAGCGACGCACGGAGATCACCTCCATGGCGGACGAGATCGACCCGGAAGATCTCATTCAAGAAGAGGATATGGTCGTGACGCTGACGCACTTCGGCTACGTCAAGCGCCTGCCCACCAGCACCTACCGCAGCCAGAACCGCGGCGGCAAGGGCGTTTCGGGCATGAGCACGCGCGACGAGGATTACGCGGAGCAGCTGCTGGTCATGTCGACGCACGAAGACCTGATGTTCTTTACGAACAAGGGACGCGTGTATCAGATCAAGTGCTATGAGATCCCGGAGGCAGGCCGCACGGCGCGCGGCACGGCGATCGTGAACCTGCTGCAGCTGGACGGCGGCGAAAAGGTCACGGCGATGATCCGCATCCCGGCGGACGCGGCGGATCACTACTTAGTGATGGCCACTCGTATGGGCCTCATCAAGAAGACCGCGCTTTCGGAGTTCCAGAATCTGCGCAAGACGGGCCTGATCGCCATCGTGCTTCGCGAGGACGACGAGCTGATGGGTGTGGAGCTGACCGACGGCGAGCAGGAGATCCTGTTGGGCACGAAGGGCGGCATGGCCATTCACTTCAGCGAGGGGGATATCCGCGCCATGGGCCGCGTGAGCATGGGCGTCAAGTCCATGGATTTGGACGAGGGCGACGCGATCGTAGGCCTCGCGGTGTACGAAGAGGGTGCGCAGGTGCTCTCCATCACCGAGAATGGCTACGGCAAGCGCACGGAGATCGACGCTTACCGCCTGCAAAGCCGCGGCGGCAAGGGCATCCGCGCGATGAACCTGACCGACAAGACGGGCTCGCTCGCCTCGCAGCTGATCGTGCACGAAGACGAAGACCTGATGCTCATCACCGACGACGGCGTCATCATCCGCTTGCCGGTGGAGGGCATCCCGGTGCTGGGCCGCAATACCCAAGGCGTGCGCGTCATGCGCGTGGCGGAGGGCAGTCATGTGGTCGGCGTCACCCGCGCGGAGAAGGAAGAGGATGAGCCCCAGACGCAGGAGGAGGCCTTCGAGGGCGCGGCGGAGGACGGTGCGACCGAGGGTCAGGACGAAGAAATTTAA